The proteins below come from a single Xyrauchen texanus isolate HMW12.3.18 chromosome 1, RBS_HiC_50CHRs, whole genome shotgun sequence genomic window:
- the LOC127644396 gene encoding protein Shroom4-like isoform X1, protein MDGTESTDVLMETVEQLVSFQLMHVQLNGGAPWGFTLKGGLEHGEPLIISKIEEGGKAAKCKKLRVGDELVNINGSALYGSRQEALILIKGSYRVLKIVIRRRSVPLIRPHSWHLAKLSEAPCTTGTADASDGPPAMQLHFTPFSVPWNSGGDNSELSMQWGHISRHYSIDRSSSIGSMESLEYPPNQSYYDSQLSPIDPVIFNNKRDSAYSSFSASSNTSDYTVSMKPEETNSTDNLLQGLGSSCRYPEGGQHSVPSGHGGLQEESESFKSKLLSHIPKAKVHPSSYSCEEEQCVPPQPPMRKDSFRATRGQPVITDKRCVSAPVGIPSLTNCIVEDQPPIQEVLTGNFYLNGMQDNEQELKGNNMEPYYTLNLQRESSREIKAREGENKQLENHSKSVERSPPPLSSFLEKNRDEHFGTQQQPECNLQSAMHRHSAPEKLLASKLHMMDFSSDKSDLSASPTCQRSQSPLYMREASPEMVQGKWGASRCSTPSSLSTSELEGSGLEEEKLVSGQNLWGQSVNELGNPLGIPEHESITNSQTLEQNFGPVSANNCLDSNISENAGEINVDDVTKQSHKRQFRSSKSRRRSERFATNLRNEIQRKKAQLQKSKCPSGLPCGEETVEEEQVGDLNMEPVSPPDNHQHRAQIPTSPLTNPPTASKKAPQVPAHDITQAEEHSRTRMMGCQTSQTQPQISQPTQHNRPVCVHVVEETLSAGKPCRWCWTPEHKLKLETEPTESKKNESTGPIWLGQMGTMRGRTSSSGGRLGRSDECDIPPFADRRRFFEETSRKLSQSVTNLSNLTSRNQRPDKQIRQNKPSSLEPLESATNLGRRRFSYQGVVQDGLYVNSLDTMGHFMSTQHDQEKVRERLIEREQEKEHEREMEQERIKELERLQEQERQKEWEKEQEREQERLKEEKQKEQQRVKDWEERQRLLKREKQWDSVRETILSEHNISSNTVPHSLSHDAYLKQPPSHQVPSSLQSSEHYCSNTAINVQKPCSAFHAVTGQHNQYDGYHVIPPYNARSYTPTEANPAQEREQTKINRKFSLAERDYSRSRRDSRKGEGAGVPGFGAQYSNSSAGGSTEEYPGLRDFSPLRNCAMSENDIHVETQDHHNHISNSNMSRMRASTLSELDKNGLCVGEVKKKKGPPRPPPPKWEQFHKRRASHHNLFSSPPIFSLPSSSPPRPQQCMSHPLSVPEMTRQRSYSLPPKEVPESHHCCCQDYSAASPSPAFMCRAFKPVALAPRERDIAPQNYGTRREFDQPLPRPEPCMRVPVHNATVSEYEPKATTVKAIFHEHRVEWDKSSTHHSVVQSTSKSADVPENRSLAGLVCPESYFSMNYYHLQPQQAGFPGTSHKNLIISSHNPGSSEDGNMPLETDIDEICENERAGEVEAREAEDRMEMQGFARPIMVLETDIDNMPEEEAPSARVIRGQRGSLVDFILDEDYGITRKELMGELFPQCAETEMAGESWRGGYPISGDNLERPSKQAASTAQVSWSTCYDTSTDDSQLLAKIREISERKVEEEELNYKTQLIESLHKKLGVLREAQRSLQEDIRSNAQLGEEVESLVLAICKPNEVDKYRMFIGDLEKVTSLLLSLSGRLIRVESALDCVDPETGHRERLQLLEKKKQLLMQMGEAQELKEHVDRREQAVGMVLSRCLTPEQMRDYGHFVKMKAALLVEQRQLDDKIRLGEEQHRGLRESLGLGLGVGLGFGHY, encoded by the exons ATTGAGGAGGGTGGAAAGGCAGCTAAGTGTAAGAAATTAAGAGTTGGAGACGAACTGGTCAACATTAATGGTTCTGCTCTCTACGGTTCTCGTCAAGAAGCCCTCATCCTCATCAAAGGCTCTTACAGGGTTCTCAAAATCGTCATCCGAAG ACGCAGTGTGCCACTGATCCGTCCTCACTCTTGGCACCTGGCGAAGCTGTCAGAGGCTCCCTGCACTACGGGCACTGCTGACGCCTCAGATGGGCCCCCGGCTATGCAGCTCCACTTCACACCTTTCAGTGTACCTTGGAACTCTGGGGGTGACAACAG TGAGCTGTCCATGCAGTGGGGCCATATCTCCAGGCACTACAGCATAGACCGCAGCAGCTCAATAGGGAGTATGGAGAGTCTGGAGTATCCTCCCAACCAGAGTTACTATGACAGTCAGCTCTCTCCCATTGATCCTGTCATCTTCAACAACAAGCGTGACTCTGCCTACAGCTCCTTTTCTGCCAGCTCGAACACATCAGATTATACTGTCTCCATGAAGCCTGAAGAAACCAACTCCACTGACAACCTCCTCCAGGGATTGGGTTCTTCTTGCAGGTATCCAGAAGGAGGTCAACATTCTGTCCCAAGTGGCCATGGAGGGCTGCAGGAAGAGTCTGAAAGCTTTAAATCAAAGTTGCTGTCTCACATACCCAAGGCTAAAGTTCATCCATCTTCCTACAGTTGTGAGGAGGAGCAGTGTGTACCACCACAGCCACCCATGAGGAAGGACAGTTTCAGGGCTACTAGAGGCCAACCAGTAATCACAGATAAACGCTGTGTGTCTGCTCCGGTAGGTATTCCAAGTCTAACCAACTGCATAGTTGAAGATCAACCTCCAATCCAGGAAGTGTTGACTGGCAATTTCTATCTGAATGGAATGCAAGACAATGAGCAAGAACTTAAAGGGAACAATATGGAGCCTTATTATACCCTTAACCTTCAGAGAGAATCAAGTAGAGAGATCAAGGCAAGAGAAGGTGAGAATAAACAATTAGAGAACCATTCAAAATCTGTAGAGCGGTCTCCACCACCTCTGAGTTCCTTTTTAGAAAAGAATAGGGAtgagcactttggtacccagcaACAACCTGAATGTAATCTCCAATCAGCAATGCACCGGCACAGCGCCCCAGAGAAACTTCTAGCTTCTAAGCTGCatatgatggatttttccagtgACAAAAGTGATCTCTCTGCATCTCCCACTTGCCAGAGGTCACAGTCTCCGCTCTATATGCGTGAGGCCAGCCCAGAAATGGTCCAGGGTAAATGGGGAGCAAGCAGATGTTCCACGCCTAGTTCACTGTCAACTTCAGAACTTGAGGGTTCTGGGTTAGAGGAAGAAAAACTTGTATCTGGACAAAATCTGTGGGGGCAGTCTGTCAATGAGCTTGGAAACCCATTGGGGATCCCTGAGCATGAATCCATCACCAACTCTCAGACACTTGAGCAGAACTTTGGGCCTGTAAGTGCTAATAATTGTTTGGACTCTAATATCAGTGAGAATGCAGGAGAAATTAATGTGGATGATGTCACAAAGCAGTCACATAAGCGGCAATTCCGCAGCTCTAAGTCACGTCGTAGAAGCGAGCGCTTTGCCACCAACCTACGAAATGAGATCCAAAGGAAGAAGGCCCAGCTTCAGAAGAGTAAATGCCCAAGTGGTCTGCCCTGTGGTGAGGAAACAGTGGAGGAGGAACAGGTTGGAGATCTTAACATGGAGCCAGTTTCCCCCCCAGACAACCATCAACACAGAGCCCAAATCCCCACAAGTCCTCTTACTAACCCTCCAACTGCCTCTAAAAAGGCACCTCAAGTTCCAGCACATGATATCACACAAGCTGAAGAACATTCCAGAACCAGGATGATGGGCTGCCAGACTTCTCAAACCCAGCCCCAGATCTCTCAGCCTACTCAGCATAACAGACCAGTGTGTGTACATGTTGTGGAAGAGACATTATCTGCAGGCAAACCATGCCGATGGTGCTGGACACCAGAACACAAGCTTAAACTAGAAACAGAGCCCACTGAGAGTAAGAAAAATGAGTCAACAGGACCAATATGGCTTGGACAAATGGGGACGATGAGAGGGAGAACAAGTTCCTCTGGTGGTCGGTTAGGTCGATCAGACGAGTGCGACATCCCTCCCTTTGCAGACCGCAGGAGGTTTTTTGAGGAAACTAGCAGGAAGTTGAGTCAGTCTGTAACAAATTTATCAAACCTGACAAGCAGAAATCAGAGACCAGACAAACAGATTAGACAAAACAAACCATCCTCTCTTGAACCACTTGAGTCAGCCACCAACCTAGGCCGGAGAAGGTTCTCTTATCAGGGTGTGGTGCAAGATGGGCTCTATGTCAACTCACTGGACACTATGGGACATTTTATGAGTACCCAACATGACCAAGAAAAAGTGAGGGAAAGACTGatagagagagagcaggagaaaGAACATGAGAGAGAAATGGAGCAAGAGAGAATTAAAGAGCTAGAGAGACTTCAAGAACAAGAGAGGCAGAAAGAATGGGAGAAGGAACAAGAGAGGGAGCAGGAAAGATTAAAGGAGGAGAAACAAAAAGAGCAACAAAGGGTAAAAGATTGGGAGGAGAGACAGAGACTgctaaagagagaaaaacaatggGATTCAGTGAGAGAAACCATTCTCTCAGAACACAATATTAGCAGTAACACGGTTCCTCACTCTTTGTCTCATGATGCCTATCTGAAGCAGCCTCCCAGTCATCAGGTTCCTTCCTCTCTCCAGTCCTCTGAGCATTACTGTAGCAACACTGCCATCAATGTCCAAAAGCCTTGCTCAGCATTCCACGCAGTGACTGGCCAGCACAACCAGTATGATGGCTACCACGTAATTCCACCGTACAATGCCAGGAGTTATACCCCAACAGAG GCCAATCCTGCACAGGAGCGGGAACAAACAAAGATAAATAGGAAGTTCAGCCTGGCGGAGAG GGACTATTCTAGGTCTAGGAGAGACTCCAGAAAAGGAGAGGGTGCTGGTGTTCCTGGCTTTGGGGCTCAATACAGCAACAGTTCTGCAGGTGGCAGCACTGAGGAATATCCAGGACTAAGGGATTTCTCACCCCTTAGAAACTGTGCCATGTCAGAGAATGACATTCACGTGGAGACACAGGATCATCATAATCACATTTCTAATAGCAACATGAGCAGAATGCGTGCATCCACTCTCAGTGAGCTGGATAAGAATGGACTATGTGTAGGTGAGGTAAAGAAGAAAAAAGGGCCTCCTCGTCCACCACCCCCAAAATGGGAGCAGTTCCACAAGAGGCGGGCATCCCACCACAACCTCTTCTCCTCTCCTCCAATATTTTCCTTGCCCTCTTCCTCTCCACCTAGGCCACAGCAGTGTATGTCCCACCCCCTCAGTGTGCCTGAAATGACGCGTCAGCGCTCATATAGTCTTCCTCCGAAGGAGGTCCCAGAGAGCCATCACTGCTGCTGCCAGGACTACTCAGCAGCTTCTCCCAGCCCTGCCTTCATGTGCCGGGCTTTTAAACCTGTAGCCCTGGCTCCAAGAGAGAGGGACATAGCCCCTCAGAATTATGGCACGAGAAGAGAGTTTGATCAACCTTTGCCGCGGCCTGAACCATGCATGAG AGTACCTGTCCATAATGCCACAGTGTCAGAATATGAGCCTAAAGCCACAACTGTAAAGGCCATCTTTCATGAGCACAGAGTTGAGTGGGATAAGTCCAGTACTCACCACTCTGTTGTACAGAGCACTTCTAAGTCTGCGGATGTCCCAGAGAACCGCTCATTAGCTGGGCTTGTGTGTCCTGAATCCTACTTCTCCATGAACTACTACCACTTGCAGCCCCAGCAAGCAGGCTTCCCTGGCACATCCCATAAAAACCTGATTATTTCCTCTCACAATCCAGGCAGTAGTGAAGATGGAAACATGCCCCTGGAGACAGACATTGATGAGATCTGTGAGAACGAGCGAGCAGGAGAGGTAGAGGCGAGGGAAGCAGAGGACAGAATGGAGATGCAGGGTTTTGCAAGACCAATTATGGTGCTGGAAACAGACATTGACAACATGCCTGAGGAAGAGGCTCCTTCTGCAAGAGTTATAAGAGGGCAGAGGGGTTCACTGGTGGACTTCATTCTAGATGAGGATTATGGTATAACTAGGAAGGAGCTGATGGGAGAGTTATTTCCCCAATGTGCAGAGACTGAGATGGCTGGGGAGAGCTGGAGAGGGGGCTACCCCATTAGCGGAGACAATCTCGAAAG GCCCTCTAAACAGGCAGCATCCACAGCTCAAGTCTCATGGTCAACCTGCTATGACACGTCAACTGATGACTCCCAACTTCTCGCCAAGATCAGAGAGATCTCAGAGAGGAAAGTGGAGGAGGAAGAACTTAATTATAAG aCGCAGCTGATTGAAAGCCTTCATAAAAAGCTGGGTGTCCTGCGTGAGGCACAGAGAAGTCTGCAAGAGGATATTCGGTCCAATGCCCAACTGGGGGAGGAGGTGGAAAGCCTGGTGCTCGCTATCTGCAAGCCCAACGAGGTAGACAAGTATCGTATGTTCATTGGCGACCTGGAGAAGGTGACCAGTCTGCTTCTCTCACTTTCTGGAAGGCTAATTCGGGTGGAAAGTGCCTTGGACTGTGTTGACCCTGAGACAGGCCACCGAGAGAGG CTACAATTGCTGGAAAAGAAAAAGCAGCTCCTGATGCAGATGGGAGAAGCTCAGGAGCTCAAAGAACATGTGGACCGGCGTGAACAGGCTGTTGGCATGGTGTTAAGTCGATGCCTAACCCCAGAACAGATGCGTGACTACGGTCACTTTGTGAAGATGAAAGCAGCTCTTCTGGTAGAACAGAGGCAACTGGATGACAAGATCAGACTTGGGGAGGAACAGCACAGGGGACTTCGAGAAAGTCTTGGCTTAGGGCTGGGGGTCGGTCTAGGGTTTGGGCATTACTGA
- the LOC127644396 gene encoding protein Shroom4-like isoform X2 has product MQIEEGGKAAKCKKLRVGDELVNINGSALYGSRQEALILIKGSYRVLKIVIRRRSVPLIRPHSWHLAKLSEAPCTTGTADASDGPPAMQLHFTPFSVPWNSGGDNSELSMQWGHISRHYSIDRSSSIGSMESLEYPPNQSYYDSQLSPIDPVIFNNKRDSAYSSFSASSNTSDYTVSMKPEETNSTDNLLQGLGSSCRYPEGGQHSVPSGHGGLQEESESFKSKLLSHIPKAKVHPSSYSCEEEQCVPPQPPMRKDSFRATRGQPVITDKRCVSAPVGIPSLTNCIVEDQPPIQEVLTGNFYLNGMQDNEQELKGNNMEPYYTLNLQRESSREIKAREGENKQLENHSKSVERSPPPLSSFLEKNRDEHFGTQQQPECNLQSAMHRHSAPEKLLASKLHMMDFSSDKSDLSASPTCQRSQSPLYMREASPEMVQGKWGASRCSTPSSLSTSELEGSGLEEEKLVSGQNLWGQSVNELGNPLGIPEHESITNSQTLEQNFGPVSANNCLDSNISENAGEINVDDVTKQSHKRQFRSSKSRRRSERFATNLRNEIQRKKAQLQKSKCPSGLPCGEETVEEEQVGDLNMEPVSPPDNHQHRAQIPTSPLTNPPTASKKAPQVPAHDITQAEEHSRTRMMGCQTSQTQPQISQPTQHNRPVCVHVVEETLSAGKPCRWCWTPEHKLKLETEPTESKKNESTGPIWLGQMGTMRGRTSSSGGRLGRSDECDIPPFADRRRFFEETSRKLSQSVTNLSNLTSRNQRPDKQIRQNKPSSLEPLESATNLGRRRFSYQGVVQDGLYVNSLDTMGHFMSTQHDQEKVRERLIEREQEKEHEREMEQERIKELERLQEQERQKEWEKEQEREQERLKEEKQKEQQRVKDWEERQRLLKREKQWDSVRETILSEHNISSNTVPHSLSHDAYLKQPPSHQVPSSLQSSEHYCSNTAINVQKPCSAFHAVTGQHNQYDGYHVIPPYNARSYTPTEANPAQEREQTKINRKFSLAERDYSRSRRDSRKGEGAGVPGFGAQYSNSSAGGSTEEYPGLRDFSPLRNCAMSENDIHVETQDHHNHISNSNMSRMRASTLSELDKNGLCVGEVKKKKGPPRPPPPKWEQFHKRRASHHNLFSSPPIFSLPSSSPPRPQQCMSHPLSVPEMTRQRSYSLPPKEVPESHHCCCQDYSAASPSPAFMCRAFKPVALAPRERDIAPQNYGTRREFDQPLPRPEPCMRVPVHNATVSEYEPKATTVKAIFHEHRVEWDKSSTHHSVVQSTSKSADVPENRSLAGLVCPESYFSMNYYHLQPQQAGFPGTSHKNLIISSHNPGSSEDGNMPLETDIDEICENERAGEVEAREAEDRMEMQGFARPIMVLETDIDNMPEEEAPSARVIRGQRGSLVDFILDEDYGITRKELMGELFPQCAETEMAGESWRGGYPISGDNLERPSKQAASTAQVSWSTCYDTSTDDSQLLAKIREISERKVEEEELNYKTQLIESLHKKLGVLREAQRSLQEDIRSNAQLGEEVESLVLAICKPNEVDKYRMFIGDLEKVTSLLLSLSGRLIRVESALDCVDPETGHRERLQLLEKKKQLLMQMGEAQELKEHVDRREQAVGMVLSRCLTPEQMRDYGHFVKMKAALLVEQRQLDDKIRLGEEQHRGLRESLGLGLGVGLGFGHY; this is encoded by the exons ATTGAGGAGGGTGGAAAGGCAGCTAAGTGTAAGAAATTAAGAGTTGGAGACGAACTGGTCAACATTAATGGTTCTGCTCTCTACGGTTCTCGTCAAGAAGCCCTCATCCTCATCAAAGGCTCTTACAGGGTTCTCAAAATCGTCATCCGAAG ACGCAGTGTGCCACTGATCCGTCCTCACTCTTGGCACCTGGCGAAGCTGTCAGAGGCTCCCTGCACTACGGGCACTGCTGACGCCTCAGATGGGCCCCCGGCTATGCAGCTCCACTTCACACCTTTCAGTGTACCTTGGAACTCTGGGGGTGACAACAG TGAGCTGTCCATGCAGTGGGGCCATATCTCCAGGCACTACAGCATAGACCGCAGCAGCTCAATAGGGAGTATGGAGAGTCTGGAGTATCCTCCCAACCAGAGTTACTATGACAGTCAGCTCTCTCCCATTGATCCTGTCATCTTCAACAACAAGCGTGACTCTGCCTACAGCTCCTTTTCTGCCAGCTCGAACACATCAGATTATACTGTCTCCATGAAGCCTGAAGAAACCAACTCCACTGACAACCTCCTCCAGGGATTGGGTTCTTCTTGCAGGTATCCAGAAGGAGGTCAACATTCTGTCCCAAGTGGCCATGGAGGGCTGCAGGAAGAGTCTGAAAGCTTTAAATCAAAGTTGCTGTCTCACATACCCAAGGCTAAAGTTCATCCATCTTCCTACAGTTGTGAGGAGGAGCAGTGTGTACCACCACAGCCACCCATGAGGAAGGACAGTTTCAGGGCTACTAGAGGCCAACCAGTAATCACAGATAAACGCTGTGTGTCTGCTCCGGTAGGTATTCCAAGTCTAACCAACTGCATAGTTGAAGATCAACCTCCAATCCAGGAAGTGTTGACTGGCAATTTCTATCTGAATGGAATGCAAGACAATGAGCAAGAACTTAAAGGGAACAATATGGAGCCTTATTATACCCTTAACCTTCAGAGAGAATCAAGTAGAGAGATCAAGGCAAGAGAAGGTGAGAATAAACAATTAGAGAACCATTCAAAATCTGTAGAGCGGTCTCCACCACCTCTGAGTTCCTTTTTAGAAAAGAATAGGGAtgagcactttggtacccagcaACAACCTGAATGTAATCTCCAATCAGCAATGCACCGGCACAGCGCCCCAGAGAAACTTCTAGCTTCTAAGCTGCatatgatggatttttccagtgACAAAAGTGATCTCTCTGCATCTCCCACTTGCCAGAGGTCACAGTCTCCGCTCTATATGCGTGAGGCCAGCCCAGAAATGGTCCAGGGTAAATGGGGAGCAAGCAGATGTTCCACGCCTAGTTCACTGTCAACTTCAGAACTTGAGGGTTCTGGGTTAGAGGAAGAAAAACTTGTATCTGGACAAAATCTGTGGGGGCAGTCTGTCAATGAGCTTGGAAACCCATTGGGGATCCCTGAGCATGAATCCATCACCAACTCTCAGACACTTGAGCAGAACTTTGGGCCTGTAAGTGCTAATAATTGTTTGGACTCTAATATCAGTGAGAATGCAGGAGAAATTAATGTGGATGATGTCACAAAGCAGTCACATAAGCGGCAATTCCGCAGCTCTAAGTCACGTCGTAGAAGCGAGCGCTTTGCCACCAACCTACGAAATGAGATCCAAAGGAAGAAGGCCCAGCTTCAGAAGAGTAAATGCCCAAGTGGTCTGCCCTGTGGTGAGGAAACAGTGGAGGAGGAACAGGTTGGAGATCTTAACATGGAGCCAGTTTCCCCCCCAGACAACCATCAACACAGAGCCCAAATCCCCACAAGTCCTCTTACTAACCCTCCAACTGCCTCTAAAAAGGCACCTCAAGTTCCAGCACATGATATCACACAAGCTGAAGAACATTCCAGAACCAGGATGATGGGCTGCCAGACTTCTCAAACCCAGCCCCAGATCTCTCAGCCTACTCAGCATAACAGACCAGTGTGTGTACATGTTGTGGAAGAGACATTATCTGCAGGCAAACCATGCCGATGGTGCTGGACACCAGAACACAAGCTTAAACTAGAAACAGAGCCCACTGAGAGTAAGAAAAATGAGTCAACAGGACCAATATGGCTTGGACAAATGGGGACGATGAGAGGGAGAACAAGTTCCTCTGGTGGTCGGTTAGGTCGATCAGACGAGTGCGACATCCCTCCCTTTGCAGACCGCAGGAGGTTTTTTGAGGAAACTAGCAGGAAGTTGAGTCAGTCTGTAACAAATTTATCAAACCTGACAAGCAGAAATCAGAGACCAGACAAACAGATTAGACAAAACAAACCATCCTCTCTTGAACCACTTGAGTCAGCCACCAACCTAGGCCGGAGAAGGTTCTCTTATCAGGGTGTGGTGCAAGATGGGCTCTATGTCAACTCACTGGACACTATGGGACATTTTATGAGTACCCAACATGACCAAGAAAAAGTGAGGGAAAGACTGatagagagagagcaggagaaaGAACATGAGAGAGAAATGGAGCAAGAGAGAATTAAAGAGCTAGAGAGACTTCAAGAACAAGAGAGGCAGAAAGAATGGGAGAAGGAACAAGAGAGGGAGCAGGAAAGATTAAAGGAGGAGAAACAAAAAGAGCAACAAAGGGTAAAAGATTGGGAGGAGAGACAGAGACTgctaaagagagaaaaacaatggGATTCAGTGAGAGAAACCATTCTCTCAGAACACAATATTAGCAGTAACACGGTTCCTCACTCTTTGTCTCATGATGCCTATCTGAAGCAGCCTCCCAGTCATCAGGTTCCTTCCTCTCTCCAGTCCTCTGAGCATTACTGTAGCAACACTGCCATCAATGTCCAAAAGCCTTGCTCAGCATTCCACGCAGTGACTGGCCAGCACAACCAGTATGATGGCTACCACGTAATTCCACCGTACAATGCCAGGAGTTATACCCCAACAGAG GCCAATCCTGCACAGGAGCGGGAACAAACAAAGATAAATAGGAAGTTCAGCCTGGCGGAGAG GGACTATTCTAGGTCTAGGAGAGACTCCAGAAAAGGAGAGGGTGCTGGTGTTCCTGGCTTTGGGGCTCAATACAGCAACAGTTCTGCAGGTGGCAGCACTGAGGAATATCCAGGACTAAGGGATTTCTCACCCCTTAGAAACTGTGCCATGTCAGAGAATGACATTCACGTGGAGACACAGGATCATCATAATCACATTTCTAATAGCAACATGAGCAGAATGCGTGCATCCACTCTCAGTGAGCTGGATAAGAATGGACTATGTGTAGGTGAGGTAAAGAAGAAAAAAGGGCCTCCTCGTCCACCACCCCCAAAATGGGAGCAGTTCCACAAGAGGCGGGCATCCCACCACAACCTCTTCTCCTCTCCTCCAATATTTTCCTTGCCCTCTTCCTCTCCACCTAGGCCACAGCAGTGTATGTCCCACCCCCTCAGTGTGCCTGAAATGACGCGTCAGCGCTCATATAGTCTTCCTCCGAAGGAGGTCCCAGAGAGCCATCACTGCTGCTGCCAGGACTACTCAGCAGCTTCTCCCAGCCCTGCCTTCATGTGCCGGGCTTTTAAACCTGTAGCCCTGGCTCCAAGAGAGAGGGACATAGCCCCTCAGAATTATGGCACGAGAAGAGAGTTTGATCAACCTTTGCCGCGGCCTGAACCATGCATGAG AGTACCTGTCCATAATGCCACAGTGTCAGAATATGAGCCTAAAGCCACAACTGTAAAGGCCATCTTTCATGAGCACAGAGTTGAGTGGGATAAGTCCAGTACTCACCACTCTGTTGTACAGAGCACTTCTAAGTCTGCGGATGTCCCAGAGAACCGCTCATTAGCTGGGCTTGTGTGTCCTGAATCCTACTTCTCCATGAACTACTACCACTTGCAGCCCCAGCAAGCAGGCTTCCCTGGCACATCCCATAAAAACCTGATTATTTCCTCTCACAATCCAGGCAGTAGTGAAGATGGAAACATGCCCCTGGAGACAGACATTGATGAGATCTGTGAGAACGAGCGAGCAGGAGAGGTAGAGGCGAGGGAAGCAGAGGACAGAATGGAGATGCAGGGTTTTGCAAGACCAATTATGGTGCTGGAAACAGACATTGACAACATGCCTGAGGAAGAGGCTCCTTCTGCAAGAGTTATAAGAGGGCAGAGGGGTTCACTGGTGGACTTCATTCTAGATGAGGATTATGGTATAACTAGGAAGGAGCTGATGGGAGAGTTATTTCCCCAATGTGCAGAGACTGAGATGGCTGGGGAGAGCTGGAGAGGGGGCTACCCCATTAGCGGAGACAATCTCGAAAG GCCCTCTAAACAGGCAGCATCCACAGCTCAAGTCTCATGGTCAACCTGCTATGACACGTCAACTGATGACTCCCAACTTCTCGCCAAGATCAGAGAGATCTCAGAGAGGAAAGTGGAGGAGGAAGAACTTAATTATAAG aCGCAGCTGATTGAAAGCCTTCATAAAAAGCTGGGTGTCCTGCGTGAGGCACAGAGAAGTCTGCAAGAGGATATTCGGTCCAATGCCCAACTGGGGGAGGAGGTGGAAAGCCTGGTGCTCGCTATCTGCAAGCCCAACGAGGTAGACAAGTATCGTATGTTCATTGGCGACCTGGAGAAGGTGACCAGTCTGCTTCTCTCACTTTCTGGAAGGCTAATTCGGGTGGAAAGTGCCTTGGACTGTGTTGACCCTGAGACAGGCCACCGAGAGAGG CTACAATTGCTGGAAAAGAAAAAGCAGCTCCTGATGCAGATGGGAGAAGCTCAGGAGCTCAAAGAACATGTGGACCGGCGTGAACAGGCTGTTGGCATGGTGTTAAGTCGATGCCTAACCCCAGAACAGATGCGTGACTACGGTCACTTTGTGAAGATGAAAGCAGCTCTTCTGGTAGAACAGAGGCAACTGGATGACAAGATCAGACTTGGGGAGGAACAGCACAGGGGACTTCGAGAAAGTCTTGGCTTAGGGCTGGGGGTCGGTCTAGGGTTTGGGCATTACTGA